The sequence acaccgggacacaaatgacgactgggacaccgggacacagggaatataaatgacgaccgggacactcaaagagaaattacagactgggacaccgggaaacaaatgacgaccgggacacacggaatataaatgacgaccgggacacaggggcacaactacaactgggacgctgggggcacagggggatatataaatgacgacggcgacacaggaaatgttcgattagcaatcaccatcaacaaagctcaagggcaatcactagaatcatgaggtatagatctgaacacggattgtttttcccatggacaattatatattgcatgttcaagagtcggtaaacctgacaatctgtttttATGCACAAaaaatgggacagcgaagaatgttgtatattcgcaagttttacgtagttaaaaacatatatatatatatatatatatatatatatatatatatatatatatatatatatatatatatatatatatatatatatatatatatatatatatatatatatatatataaaaataagttgtctgtctgtctgtgggtctgtggatctgtggatcaggtgacgtcatgtttcggctgacgtcatgaaattagttgccgtcatttttgttatgacgatgcttagtatattgtaaaacacattaatttggttaataatataccatttaaaacaccaaaatgaacatgctggagttgtcactcggtgagagagggtgtcagaacggagaatgaaggtcccaggttcaaatcctggttaggctaaaaaaggtaaaaaactaaaaactaaaaaaaaaactgaaaaaactaaaaaaaggcaaaaactacaaaaaaaattaaaaactaataaaaaaataaaaaagccgaaaaactaaaaaaactaatgaaactaaaaaaaggaaaaaacttaaaaaactaaaaactaaaaaaaactaaaaaaaaggaaaaatgaaaaatagaagagaaaaagaatactaataaaattaaaaataaaaataaaaaaaaataaaaaagataaaaagctaaaaaaaggtaaaaaccaataaaaactaaaaagaaaaaaaggtaaaaaactaaaaaaaaaattcatctaaaaaactaaaaaaactaaaaaatgtaaaaactaaaagaactaaaaaagtaaaaaaaaaactaaaaaaaggaaaaaactgaaaaataagcgggatataaaacagggggatgtaaatgacgaccgggacatcgggacataaggaatataaatgaatcagaaaatacaactcatgtttccaaatgacgtcgtttggagcccaaattgaaaatccagatcaatttatgtctactttcaaagtaaaagggcaaatttatcatagagcagggtctcttctaccattctcaggcgagaatcataaatttttacaattgtacttcatcagtgatagaaattctgaattgaatgcacgttgcgaaatttctcccaacattgaaaggacaatcgtttcccaattacaacatcttttccacgaaaataataatttagtgcgtctgttcaaaacagccatcgatttgatgcctacttatacgcataaaattgttatttccgctgacaaaacgcctcctggccaacatgtgcgtagatacaatgctccaactatcgacgaagtggccatcgttatggtcggtgatcagtttttacctcgatatattattctcagggtttccaccacacgtgctacaactaaaaataggcctaccaataatacttttaagaaatataaacccaccaaagctttgctatggcactcgacctgccgtaaaaaaaacaatggaaaacctaatagaggccacaatcttgacagggccttttgagggtgaggctgttcttattcctcgcattcccaagattccaacggatctgccttttcaatttaaaagattgcaattcccaattcgattagcatttgcaatcaccattaacaaagctcaaggtcaatcattagaaaaatgtggtatagatcttaatactgattgtttttcccattgacaattgtacgttgcatgtttgagggtcggtaaacctgacaatctatttatatgcagcgacaattggacagcgaagaatgttgtatattcgcaagttttacgcagttaatttgtattttatctatctatctatctatctatctatataaaaacgagttgtatgtatgcatgtttgtttgtttgtaaaaagagcgtttgcatatgatgtcattattagtacatacggctttgtatgtgcagagacaatgggaaagccaagaatgttgtatattcgcaatttttacgtagtttaactcctgcagacgaaatgaatgcttgcctaaaaaattctaatttataggcacacgtaaaaatattaaaattaactacaaatatgcgtgtccgattgcaaaacgatgactttggtcaaacagtagactcaatttcaggacgtatacaactacctgctgatttctgtaatttagtgacgtccaaaaatgaattgattgaaaaagtatttccgaatattctaaaaaattataaaaataataaatggctaagtgaaagagcgattctcgcacccaaaaatatagacgtccacgaaatcaacaatattgttttgaacaagattcgagaccaggcagtcctttacaagtcagtcgacacagttttggaaccaaatgaagcggttaattatccatctgaatttttaaattccatagatccttcagggtttccaccacacgtgctacaactaaaaataggcgtaccaataatacttttaagaaatatcaacccaccaaagctttgcaatggcacgcgacttgccgtaaaaaaaacaatggaaaacctaatagaggccacaatcttgacagggccttatgagggtgaggctgttcttattcctcgcattcccatgattccaacggatctgctttttcaatttaaaagattgcaattcccaattcgattagtatttgcaatcaccattaacaaagctcaaggtcaatcattagaaaaatgtggtatagatcttaatcctgattgtttttcccatggacaattgtacgttgcatgttcgagggtcggtaaacctgacaatgtatttatatgcagcgacaattggacagcgaagaatgttgtttattcgcaagttttacgcagttaatttgtattgtatctatctatataaaaacgagttatgtggatgcatgtttgtttgtttgtaaaaagagcgtttgtatatgacgtcattattagtacatacggctttgcatatgcacagacaatgggaaagccaagaatgttgtttattcgcaatttttgcgtagtttgaaacacatatataaatctatctatattcacaggtgggacacagggacacaactacaatggcgcataactaatatggcgcgtaacgacttacgcgcgtgggggggcttgggggggcgcgaagcgccccaccaactaggtgttggggtggcgcgaagcgccaccccaatatatatatatatatatatatattcacaggtgggacacagggacacaactacaatggcgcgtaactaatatggcgcgtaacgacttacgcgcacggggggctttGGGAgggggcgaagtgcccccaccaactagcagttggggtggcgcgaagtgccaccccaacagctagtatataatattgagttgtatgtttgtgtgtttgtccgcatatgacgtcattataagtatataaggctttttatatgacgttattataagtatataagggggcgattcaaagagaaatttcagtatatatcctacaatggcagaagaaacagctgaggaagctgctcaaagagttaattcaaagagaaattttagtacaAATCCTATAATGGCAGAAGAAATagccgaggaagcggctcaaagGGATATGTAGCAAAAGAAAGcataccgaggaatcacaagagcaacgtgaaaacaggctcgcggctcaaagtGAAATTACCAAAGGAAagagtgccgaggaatcacaagagcagtgtgaaaacaggcttgtggctcaaagagataatgccaaaaggaaGCGTGCTGGGGaatcaggtacagcccagtcgatgataatagcttgagtagatgtgttaaacctcaagaaaagttaaatttcctcaactggctgcaccaccagagccattgaagactttgcttactggaatcCTTTGCTCCTATCCaggtggtgacgttagaaagatggcctacaacaacaaaaaatcaacttttaaactaagatagatagaattttatttttgacggaaatcaatagctcttgatgagccgatcaaagtatatgacatccgtttttttttttacaaaaattccttcatgaggtataccagtttggaagtttcaaggggttgacaacttcagtagtaaggtgcACACTTAAAcaaaatctaggccgatacaaattgtgagacatatagaggacctGTAAGAAAAAGTCGGCTGTTAGGTGATAATCACATTCGCCAATGAGGGGTTGGCAATTTtagctagttggtgtatctattatttggttccagtgtatttgatggtaaaaccaattttgttccagtggtaagacatgtagggggcttgtaagtaataatctgctgttaggctacagtcaacttcagcaatgaggggtttgcaactatgctagttggtgtatccatttatttgtttccggtgaacttgatgcctatcacgggaaaGGGACTTAAAAGTAAGAATTGGTTCACTTTGGGCAAGATACGGGCGAGCTAAAATTTGTGCAAAATGGTGCATATTGAATTCGATCCCTTTAAATTTGACATAATTAATTGtctacgcaacgggtacaaacgataacgtaaaccaattaggtagtttcgtaataattagtgtcacctacggtattttaatcctgaaaagtaacggatagctttataatattAACTTCTCGCCCCCAACGCTtctcgcccccccccaagcccccccgcgtgcgtaagtcgttacgcgccatattagttacgcgccattgtagttgtgtccctatgtcccacctgtgaatatagatatatatatatatatatatatatatatatatatatatatatatatatatatatatatatatatatatatatatatatatatatatatatatatatatatatatatatatatatatatatatatatatatatatatctatatatataaaaataagttgtctgtggatggatgtgtggatggatgtgtggatggatgtgtcaggtgacgtcacctgaaaaaactggattaggtgacgtcaaaactgaaaaaactaaaaaaaggcaaaaactacaaaaaaaactaaaaactaataaaaaaaaataaaaaagctaaaaaactaaaaaaactataaaggtaaaaaccaataaaaaactaaaaaaaaaactgaaaaaactaaaaaaaggcaaaaactacaaaaaaaactaaaaactaataaaaaaagtaaaaaagctaaaaaactaaaaaaactaaaaaaactaaaaaaaggtaaaaaactaaaaaaaataaaaaataaaaaaaaactaaaaaaaaggaaaaaactgaaaaataagctaaaataaaggtaaaaaccaataaaaaactaaaaaaaaaaaggaaaaaactaataaatgacgacactcaaagagaaagcgaccaggacaaaaaactaaaaaaaaaggcaaaaactacaaaaaaactaaaaactaataaaaaaaataaaaaagctaaaaaactaaaaaaactaaaaaaaggtaaaaaactaaaaaaactaaaaactaaaaaaaaactaaaaaaggtaaaaactaaaagaactaaaaaagaaaaaaataaatgacgacactcaaagagaaagcgaccaggacaaaaggaatgttcgattagcaatcaacaaagcaccgggacacagggagtataaatgacgaccaggacacaagtaaaaaaaaaaattaacaaaactaaaaagaaggtaaaaactacaaaaaaactaaaaagaaaaaaaaactaaaaactaataaaaaaactaaaaaatctaaaaatctaaataaactaaaaaagaaaaaaaaaggaaaaaaataaaggagaaaaacaaaactaaaaaacgaatgtatatacagaccggtacaccgggatacaaatgacgaccgggacacagggaatataaataacgaccgggacacagggacacaactacaacggggacaccgggggaaacagggggatataaatgacgaccgggacaaaaaaactaaaaagaaataaaaactaaaaactaataaaaaaaactaaaaaatctaaaaatctaaataagctaaaaaagaaaaaaaaaggaaaaaaataaaggagaaaaacaaaactaaaaaacgaatgtatatacagaccgggacaccgggatacaaatgatgaccgggacccgggacacagggaatataaatgacgaccgggacacagggacacaactacaacggggacaccgggggaaacagggggataacctgacaatctatttatatgcaaagacaatgggacagcaaagaatgttgtatattcgcaagttttacgtagttaaaaccatatatatatatatatatctatattcacaggtgggacatagggacacaactacaatggcgcgtaactattatggcgcgtaacgacttacgcgcgcgggggggcttggggggggcgcgaagcgcccccaccaactaggtgttggggtggcgcgaagcgccaccccaacagctagtatatatatatatatatatatatatatatatatatatatatatatatatatatatatatatatatatatatatatgtatatatatatatatatatatatatatatatatatatatatatatatatatatatatatatatatgtttttaactacgtaaaacttgcgaatatacaacattctttgttgtcccatcgtctgtgcatataaatagattgtcaggtttaccgactcttgaacatgcaacgcataatgatccatgggaaaacaatccgtattcagatctatacctcatgattctattgattgcccttgagctttgttgatggtgattgctaatcgaccatttcctttgttgccgtcgtcatttatatatccccctgtgccccccggcgtccccgttgtagttgtgtccctgtgtccgggtcgtcatttatattccctgtgtccccgtcgtcatttgtgtcccggtgtcccagtctgtgatttctatttgagtgtcccgggcgtcatttatattcgtcaggatattgtagggcatcgtagcatcgatgagtttaagcaattcttgtcaactgattgtttcgcctataaagaatattatctcgaggtaagaactgatcaccgaccacaacgattgccactttgttgatagttgcgtatcaggaggcatcaattcgattgctgtttttaagcagaagcactaaattattatttttgtggaaaagatgatagatataaatatatttatatattttctttttagtttttttgtagtttttaccttttttggtttttttcttcttttgtataaatgctaaagccaaggttcaaacctggagcttctcggacctagaacctgaaacataacgctttaccaactcagctacttcggcgtgaatacattcgttttgagcagcttcctcgggtgttgccattgaaggttcttcagtcattttacaattagaaatttctctttcaacggtcttcttacaattaaaaatttgtctttgaacgatattcttaaatacctgtgtcctggtcgtcatttatattgcctgtgtcccggtcgtcatttgtgtcccggtatcccagtctgtaatttctccttgagtgtcccggtcgttatttatattccctctgtcccggtcatcatttgtgtcccggtctgtaatttctctttgagtgttttttctttttagtattttttagttttttacattttttcttttttcagttttcattttcttctttatttttcagcttcactatgaaatacatatcgccgaacctttgtttttttaactaaaatctggtaggcattgatgaccttatccaagtcaagatcccaaacccaatcatcatcgctatcattttcagttttgatatgttttgactctcgctgtccaggtggatcttcatctaactgcgcggttttgcgttctttagcctcaagcctgtttccttgctgttcttttgattcctcggcacgctttcttttctgactttctctatcagcagcaagttttttggcatagactctttgagcatcttcatcggcttttgccattgtaagttcatcagtcattttaaacttaaacattaatagatttctacgtgaacatatatgtcttaaatatctttaatgacgtcaccgtcatagcaaaaatgacgacaactaacttcatgacgccagtcgacacagaaacatgacgtcacctgatccacagacggacaacttatttttgtatatatagatagatataattctaaaattgtcaggtaattttctattttgaaataaaaactaaaaattattgctcagacaacataaatatttttgatatttacataatagctttagtggttctggactgaaaactaaatatgctaatcaaattgggaattgcaatcttttaggttgaaaaggcagatccattggaatcatgagaatgcgtggaataaaaaaagcctcaccctcaaaaggccctgtcaagattgttgcctctattacgttataacagacgtaacacgtcatttgtgtcccggtgtcccggtctgtagtttcgttagtcgacaaacatgacgtcagacgacaaacaacttcatgacgacatacagctcaatccttataatgacgtcagtcgacaaacatgacgtcagtcgacacacaaacatgacgtcagtctacagacagacaaacaacttatttttatatagatagatatatatatacatattttgacAATGAATTACAGCAATTCcaaaaccttataaaaaaaaatcaaaaatcaaaaacttgATTCTTAGTATAAATTGCTGTTACAAATTAGACTTGCTTCGATAATTTGATATCGTAAACCAGAATATGACCAGATATTGACTGCAAtttatgaaaagacattaaattctGCAAAAAGCAAAAAGctggtaattgcataaatatttctataaattttaacaagggattacaacaattccaaAACCTTCATAAAGAAAACCGGGAGTTTGAAACtgattagaaatagttgttagTACTCGGACGCATACGAATAAGCAacatctttttaaaacaacaataaaaagttttaagttcAGTGCAGTATCGCttaagctattatgtaaattgaaaatatatttatgttgCCAGAGcaaaaatcttaatattttaattcaaacataaaaaatgcctgaaaattttagttgttttcCTTGTGCATAGTGCCATATTCGATGGGCTATTCCCCGGGGCTTATCTTTCAATATTATCCGATTTCATATGTTTTATAGTATATACATTATGATAAAGTAGAAGGCaaggaaaaaaactgcaaaattttgtaaactGCACAAATATTTAGGATGTTTTAGTAAATATTCTgcctaatgaaataaaacccTATTCATTCCTAACAATTTAAAAGTGAGTTTGTTTTATATCAATGTTTAAGCTACTTGATACGACACTTTTGTTTATCAAcgtaaaaatgttttataataaCTCAAAACCtaacgaacaaaaaatagagACTCTTCTCAACAATCAAAACAATTACACCGTGAGTGCTgttaagacaaaacaaaaaagctttctgggaaagcttaaaaaaaattttatgcagaagaagaaaaataatccaTTATCCATGACTGGTTTTGGAAGGAGTCTGTTTGGAAGTAAGTCTGTTTGGAAGGAGAAATCCTTCCAGAACACAGACTTATTACGTTGGCAGAACACAGACTTATTACGTTGGGCTGTGCATACGAATGATATATATCAGGCTagaatacttttaaaaaatggagcAGACCCGAATGGACAGAGTAGGTTTTCGACGAAAGACAAAGTCTTAAAAGTAGCTTCTATTCATGGCAATTTGAACCtttgtcaactactagtttcaTATGGTGCTACTATAGATGACATAGACAATGAGGGCAGAACAGCCTTATCAGAGGCTgtgttttttgataatttagcCCTGACTACATATCTGTTAAAAAACGGAGCAAACCCAAATGCACTGGGTTTTGTCAGGAACGAAACAGTTTTACATTATGCTGCTAGGAATGGCTATTTAAACATGTCTCAACTACTTGTTTCAAAAGGTGCTACTATAGATGCCTTAGACTCGTTGAAATGTACACCCTTATATTTAGCTGTGACGGGTAATCATATAGATGTGATTAGTTATCTGTTATTCAAAGGAGCAAACCCGAATGCAGAGAGTGAATCCCATGCGGGGAGAGAATCAGTCTTACATGTAGCTGTAGGGAATTACAATTTGaagatttgtcaactactagtCTCAAATGGTGCTACTATAGATCCCAGAAACTCGTGGCAATACACACCCTTATGTTTAGCTGTGCGTCGTAATGATATAACTGTGACAAGTTATCTGTTAGAAAACGGAGCAAACCCGAATGTTGATACTTATCATTACGACGATCAGGTGAAAGAATCAGTTTTACATATAGCTGCTAGGAATAGCAATTTTGACATTTGCCAACTACTTATTTCAAAAGGTGCTGATGTAAATTGTCTGACTTCAAATAACGAGACAGCTTTGATGATAGCTTTGAATAACATCCTCTTGCATAAGGTTCACCACTTGTCCAATATCGCCATAGTGATAATagaatatttattgaaaaatgaagcAATTTGTATTTCGAAAAAGGTGGGAGATGTCAAAgataaatataggaaaatattcAAGCAAGTTTTTGCTTCAaacctttattttcaaaaaatcaatatgtgGTATCGAATAATGTGTAAAATCACCTCTAGGGATGACGGCTCACTTAAATCAAGTTGCCGGgatgtaatttggaaaaatggaaATTATGCAAAAATAAGTGACACCGTTAAGTTAAATATACCAGATTGTTTGAGAAAGTACTTAATTTACGAGGAGGAACGGAAATGTTTTTAAGCAAGAATATATCACGATGCCAATTTCACCGTAAAAATATGGAGCTGTTTTCAAGTGACTTGTTACGTCATTTTATGGGGTGGAATTCAAGTCTAGAATGATTTGTAATAAGGAAATACTCAAAGCGGACGAGAAAATTGTTGTGCTTGAAACCAAAGACAGATTACGTGCTTTAAAAGTTTGGATGAACCTCAGTATGTACCTCAGACTTCCACTGAAATTCATGATAATGATGTCAATAAGGGCTTACATGAAATCGTGGTAAGAAATATGATTGAGGTAAGAAACTTAATGTATAGAAATTGTGGTAAGAAACCTAATGAAAATTGACAATGCATGGACAAAGGAAAGTGCACAAAGCAATAGCCTCGACTTTAGTACTTAACACAATTACCAGCAATGATggatataagttgtttgtatataagttgtttgtgtgtctgtcaactgacgtcatgtttgtgtgccaactgacgtcatgtttgtgtgtcgactgacgtcatgtttttcgactggCATCATTacgaggattgagcattattccgtcatgaagttgtttgtcgactgacgtcatgtttgtcgactgacgaaattacagatcgggacaacaggacacaaatgacgaccgggacacagggaatataaatgacgaccgggacactcaaagagaaattacagactgggacaccaggacacaaataacgaccgggacacagggaatataaataacgaacgggacacaggtacacaactaaaacggggacgccggggggggcaaagggggatatataaatgacgaccggaacacagggaatgttcaagggcgatcattagaataatgaggtatagatctgaatacggattttttttcccatggacaattatatgttgcatgttcaaaggttggtaaacctgacaatctatttaaatgtacagacaatgggacagtgaagaatgttgtatattcgcaagatataagtatataaggctttgtatatgacgtcattataagatgacactacagaccgggacagtcaaagagaaataacagaccgggacaccgggacacaaatgacgaccgggacaccgggatagagggaatataaatggacacagggaatataaatgacgaccgggactgtcaaagagaaattccagaccgggacaccgggataaaAATAACgagcgggacaccgggacacagggaatataaatgacgaccgggacactcaaagagaaattacagactaggacaccgggacacaaatgacgaccgggacacaggaaatataaatgacgaccgggacaaagggacacaactacgacggggacgccgggggcacaaaggggatatataaatgacgaaggggacacagggaatattccaTTAGCAATCAGAATATTCCATTAGAAGtgccccaccccaacagctagtatatatatatatatatatatatatatctatatatataaaaataagttgtctgtggatggatgtgtggatggatgtgtggatggatgtgt is a genomic window of Artemia franciscana unplaced genomic scaffold, ASM3288406v1 Scaffold_3872, whole genome shotgun sequence containing:
- the LOC136043245 gene encoding putative ankyrin repeat protein RF_0381: MTGFGRSLFGSKSVWKEKSFQNTDLLRWQNTDLLRWAVHTNDIYQARILLKNGADPNGQSRFSTKDKVLKVASIHGNLNLCQLLVSYGATIDDIDNEGRTALSEAVFFDNLALTTYLLKNGANPNALGFVRNETVLHYAARNGYLNMSQLLVSKGATIDALDSLKCTPLYLAVTGNHIDVISYLLFKGANPNAESESHAGRESVLHVAVGNYNLKICQLLVSNGATIDPRNSWQYTPLCLAVRRNDITVTSYLLENGANPNVDTYHYDDQVKESVLHIAARNSNFDICQLLISKGADVNCLTSNNETALMIALNNILLHKVHHLSNIAIVIIEYLLKNEAICISKKVGDVKDKYRKIFKQVFASNLYFQKINMWYRIMCKITSRDDGSLKSSCRDVIWKNGNYAKISDTVKLNIPDCLRKYLIYEEERKCF